Proteins encoded together in one Impatiens glandulifera chromosome 1, dImpGla2.1, whole genome shotgun sequence window:
- the LOC124922487 gene encoding extensin-2-like, whose protein sequence is MITYRPQALCALAICFMSAVLAAADGDYYASPPPSPYIYKSPPPPSYIYKSPPSPSYVYSSPPPPPYIYKSPPPPPYLYSSPPPPPYIYKSPPPPTYVYKSPQPPPYVYKSPPPPPYIYKSHPPHPYVYSSPPPPPYIYKSPPPPPYVYKSPPPRPYVYKSPSPPPYIYSSPPPPYVYKSPPPPPYVYSSPPPPPYIYKSPPPPPYVYSSPPPPPYIYKSPPPPPYVYSSPPPPPYLYKSPPPPPYVYKSPPPPPYIYSSPPPPPYVYKSPPPPPYVYKSPPPPSYIYKSPPPPPYVYKSPPLPPYIYQSPPPPHYVYKSSPPPPYVYKSPPPYPYIYKSPPPPPYVYKSPPPPPYIYKSPPPAYVYSSPPPPPYVYKSPHSHSYVYSSPPPSPYIYKSPPPPPYVYSSPPPPPYVYKSPPRPSYIYKSPPPPYIYKSPPPPPYVYSSPPPPPYVYSSPPPPPYVYKSPPPPPYVYSSPPPPPYISKSPPPPPYIYSSPPPPPYVYKSPPPPPYIYKSPPPPPPYVYKSPPSPPYIYKLPPPPYIYKSPPPPPYVYSSPPPPPYIYSSPPPPPYVYKSPPPPLYVYSSPPPPPYIYKSPPPPPYIYSSPPPPPYVYKSPPPPPYIYKSPPPPPYVYKSPPPPPYVYSSPPPPPYIYKSPTPPPYVYKSPPPPPYIYKSPPPPPYVYSSPPPPPYVYKSPPPPPYIYKSPPPPPYVYKSPPPPPPYVYKSPPPPPIVY, encoded by the coding sequence ATGATCACTTATAGGCCACAGGCCTTATGTGCCTTGGCTATTTGTTTCATGTCTGCGGTTTTAGCAGCGGCTGATGGAGACTATTATGCATCTCCACCCCCTTCACCTTATATCTATAAATCTCCGCCACCACCATCATACATCTATAAGTCACCTCCATCGCCTTCTTATGTTTACTCGTCACCTCCACCGCCgccttatatttataaatctcctccaccaccaccttaTCTATACTCATCTCCACCTCCACCACCTTATATTTACAAGTCTCCTCCGCCTCCAACCTATGTGTATAAATCTCCCCAGCCACCTCCTTATGTGTATAAGTCACCACCTCCGCCTCCTTACATTTACAAATCACACCCGCCGCATCCTTACGTGTACTCATCTCCTCCTCCCCCTCCATACATCTACAAGTCACCTCCACCACCGCCTTATGTTTATAAATCTCCTCCCCCACGACCTTATGTTTACAAGTCCCCTTCACCGCCGCCTTATATTTATTcttcaccaccaccaccatatgTCTATaaatctcctcctccacctcccTATGTTTACTCTTCCCCTCCACCACCTCCTTATATTTAcaagtctcctcctccaccacccTATGTTTActcttctcctccaccaccgcCTTACATTtacaagtctccaccaccacctccatATGTGTACTCttctccaccaccacctcccTATCTTtacaagtctccaccaccaccaccatacGTTTACAaatctcctcctccaccaccataCATCTATTCTTCCCCTCCACCACCTCCTTATGTTTACaaatctcctccaccaccaccatatgtttataagtcacctcctccaccttcttatatttataaatctcctccaccaccaccatatGTTTATAAGTCTCCTCCTCTACCACCCTATATTTAtcagtcacctcctccacctcaTTATGTTTACAAAtcttctccaccaccaccatatGTTTATAAGTCTCCTCCTCCATATCCCTATATTtataagtcacctcctccacctccttatGTTTAtaagtctccaccaccacctccttaCATTTATAAGTCTCCTCCTCCTGCATATGTTTActcttctcctccaccaccaccatatGTTTATAAGTCTCCTCATTCCCATTCCTATGTTTATTCATCTCCACCACCATCTCCTTACATTTATAAGTCTCCTCCTCCACCCCCTTATGTTTATtcatctccaccaccaccaccttaTGTATACAAGTCCCCTCCACGACCTTCTTACATTTATAagtcaccaccaccaccatacATTTACAAGTCTCCTCCCCCACCTCCATACGTCtattcttctcctccaccacctcccTATGTTTACtcatctccaccaccacctccttaCGTTTACaaatctcctcctccacctccttacGTGTATTCTTCCCCTCCACCACCTCCTTATATTTCCAAgtctcctccaccacctcccTATATTTACTCATCTCCACCGCCACCTCCCTATgtttacaaatctccacctccACCACCCTATATTtacaagtctccaccaccaccaccaccttaTGTATACAAATCCCCTCCATCACCTCCTTACATTTATAAGTTACCACCACCACCATACATTTACAAGTCTCCTCCCCCACCTCCATACGTCtattcttctcctccaccacctcccTATATTTACtcatctccaccaccacctccttaCGTTTATaaatctcctcctccacctcttTACGTGTATTCTTCCCCTCCACCACCTCCTTATATTTACAAgtctcctccaccacctcccTATATTTACTCATCTCCACCGCCACCTCCCTATGTTTACAAGTCTCCACCTCCACCACCCTATATTtacaagtctccaccaccacctccttatgtttacaagtctcctccaccacctccaTACGTTTACTCatctccaccacctcctccCTACATTTACAAGTCTCCAACACCACCGCCTTACGTATATAAGTCTCCTCCACCACCGCCTTACATTTACAAGTCTCCACCACCCCCTCCCTACGTCTATTCTtcacctccaccaccaccttATGTTTATAagtctccacctccacctccttacatttacaagtctccaccaccacctccttatgtttacaagtctcctccaccaccacctccttatGTTTACAAGTCCCCTCCACCACCTCCTATTGTATATTAA